A single region of the Leptothrix cholodnii SP-6 genome encodes:
- a CDS encoding alpha/beta hydrolase translates to MTPPPIVLVHGAWGGAWIWRRVLGPLRAAGHEVHAVTLTGDGERAHLRHPGITLQTHIADVVGLIEAEELRDVMLVGHSYGGQVITGAADALLARDAGAIRQLVYVDAMVPLPGEGWGGSHSAEIVAARTAAALANHHALPPPDPADFGISGADRDWLLRRQVPHPFGPYREPLPFDGERWARLRRSFIDCNAPAYPTISAMRERVRQLPGFDVREIATGHCPMVSEPAALVAHLLAIAAT, encoded by the coding sequence ATGACACCACCCCCGATCGTTCTCGTGCACGGCGCCTGGGGCGGCGCCTGGATCTGGCGCCGCGTGCTGGGCCCCCTGCGCGCGGCCGGCCACGAGGTGCACGCCGTCACCCTCACCGGCGACGGCGAACGCGCCCACCTGCGCCACCCCGGCATCACGCTGCAGACCCACATCGCCGACGTCGTCGGGCTGATCGAGGCCGAGGAGCTGCGCGACGTGATGCTGGTCGGCCACAGCTACGGCGGCCAGGTCATCACCGGCGCGGCCGATGCGCTGCTCGCGCGTGATGCCGGTGCGATCCGCCAGCTGGTCTACGTGGACGCGATGGTGCCGCTGCCCGGCGAAGGCTGGGGCGGCTCGCACAGCGCCGAGATCGTCGCCGCTCGCACCGCGGCCGCGCTGGCCAATCACCACGCGCTGCCGCCGCCCGATCCGGCCGATTTCGGCATCTCCGGCGCCGACCGCGACTGGCTGCTGCGCCGCCAGGTGCCGCACCCCTTCGGCCCCTACCGCGAGCCGCTACCGTTCGACGGCGAACGCTGGGCGCGCCTGCGCCGCAGCTTCATCGACTGCAACGCGCCCGCCTATCCGACCATCAGCGCGATGCGCGAACGGGTGCGGCAACTGCCCGGCTTCGACGTGCGCGAGATCGCCACCGGCCACTGCCCGATGGTCAGCGAGCCGGCGGCGCTGGTGGCGCACCTGCTGGCGATCGCCGCGACATGA
- a CDS encoding substrate-binding domain-containing protein, giving the protein MNAPATHGICTNLPSACSHAATRTPVPMSTPETRCPECQARLLPAAATTPAAATRGLAPWVIATALALLAAALLVGWLLMRPGNRAAPAKPAAAASTLQRAGTVAGSGDVVPQLAPGTQTLRVHGSNTVGAALAPALLESFLRQQGYTEVTTQPGARLEERVMRAANADGTARVEVQLHAHGTATAFTDLAAGTADVGMASRPIKKDELAATQALGDLSSAGSEHVIALDGLAVVVNPANPVQRLSIEQLRRVFSGQVTNWAEVGGTSGPIVVHARDDKSGTYDTFKSLVLGKDALVGTARRHEDSTALSDAVALDPQAIGFIGLPYVRNASAVSVSDGAAVPLRPSHFTVATEDYALSRRLYLYVGREAPELARRFVTYAASDEAQRIADAQGFIGQLPDASEPGAAAVAVADLPPAYRALTDGGRRLSVNLRFVAGAEGLDNKARRDMGRIVRLLERRLKQDERVMLLGFSDALGGDCANQRLSQQRATAVATELATYGVRPAVVHGFGSAAPIASNETGAGRERNRRVEVWLTSKAVAQPEAVKCASPVAAAASR; this is encoded by the coding sequence ATGAACGCACCCGCCACCCACGGCATCTGCACCAACCTGCCGAGTGCCTGCAGCCACGCTGCGACCCGCACCCCCGTGCCGATGAGCACGCCCGAGACCCGCTGCCCGGAGTGCCAGGCGCGCCTGCTGCCGGCTGCCGCGACGACGCCGGCCGCGGCCACCCGCGGGCTGGCGCCCTGGGTCATCGCGACCGCGCTCGCGCTGCTGGCCGCCGCGCTGCTGGTCGGCTGGCTGCTGATGCGCCCGGGCAACCGCGCCGCGCCGGCCAAGCCGGCCGCGGCCGCATCGACGCTGCAGCGTGCCGGCACGGTCGCCGGTTCGGGCGACGTGGTGCCGCAGCTCGCTCCCGGCACCCAGACGCTGCGGGTGCACGGCTCCAACACGGTCGGCGCCGCGCTGGCACCGGCGCTGCTGGAGTCCTTCCTGCGCCAGCAGGGCTACACCGAGGTCACGACCCAGCCCGGCGCCCGGCTCGAAGAGCGCGTGATGCGCGCCGCCAATGCCGACGGCACGGCCCGCGTCGAGGTGCAGCTGCACGCCCATGGCACCGCCACCGCCTTCACCGACCTGGCCGCCGGCACGGCCGACGTCGGCATGGCCTCGCGCCCGATCAAGAAGGACGAACTGGCGGCCACCCAGGCGCTGGGCGACCTGTCGTCGGCGGGCAGCGAGCACGTCATCGCGCTCGACGGCCTGGCCGTGGTGGTCAACCCCGCCAATCCGGTGCAGCGCCTGAGCATCGAGCAGCTGCGCCGGGTGTTCTCGGGCCAGGTCACGAACTGGGCCGAGGTGGGCGGCACGTCCGGGCCGATCGTGGTGCATGCGCGCGACGACAAGTCCGGCACCTACGACACCTTCAAGTCGCTGGTGCTGGGCAAGGACGCGCTGGTCGGCACCGCCCGGCGGCACGAGGACAGCACCGCGCTGTCCGACGCGGTGGCGCTCGACCCGCAAGCGATCGGCTTCATCGGCCTGCCCTACGTGCGCAACGCCAGCGCGGTGTCGGTGTCCGACGGCGCGGCGGTGCCGCTGCGACCCAGCCATTTCACGGTGGCGACGGAAGACTACGCGCTGTCGCGCCGGCTCTACCTCTACGTCGGCCGCGAGGCCCCCGAGCTGGCGCGCCGCTTCGTCACCTACGCCGCCTCCGACGAGGCCCAGCGCATCGCCGACGCGCAGGGTTTCATCGGCCAGCTGCCCGATGCCTCCGAGCCCGGCGCCGCCGCGGTGGCTGTGGCCGATCTGCCGCCGGCCTACCGCGCGCTCACCGACGGCGGCCGGCGCCTGTCGGTCAACCTGCGGTTCGTGGCCGGCGCCGAAGGTCTCGACAACAAGGCCCGGCGCGACATGGGCCGCATCGTGCGGCTGCTCGAACGGCGCCTGAAGCAGGATGAACGCGTGATGCTGCTCGGTTTCTCCGACGCCCTGGGCGGCGATTGCGCCAACCAGCGCCTGTCGCAGCAGCGCGCCACGGCGGTGGCGACCGAGCTGGCCACCTACGGCGTGCGCCCCGCGGTGGTCCACGGTTTCGGTTCGGCGGCGCCGATCGCGTCCAACGAGACCGGTGCCGGCCGCGAGCGCAACCGCCGGGTCGAGGTCTGGCTGACCTCGAAGGCGGTCGCCCAGCCCGAGGCCGTCAAGTGCGCGAGCCCGGTCGCGGCGGCCGCCTCGCGCTGA
- a CDS encoding isopenicillin N synthase family dioxygenase, producing MPAPVSLPVIDLTGSRSGDAAALHDCAAQIAAACREHGFFYVRGHGIAQGLIDDTFALSRRFFALPEDVKTRWHIDRSGIQRGFDPVGWQVLDPGKPADLKESFYLGVDRGPDDALVRAGTPQQGPNQWPDEQLVPGFKATTQAYEAAVRQLGHHLMGLIALGLKLPRDHFESYLRDPMPILRLLHYPTQPAQVHDGQIGCGAHTDWGALTLLMQDGAGGLEVLGADGRWIAAPPIAGSYVVNLGDLMQRWTNDRYRSTLHRVHSPAGRDGQAGERYSIAYFFEIDYHARVSALPGCFDADDPPHHPPISAGDHIVEMYRRTTVAPA from the coding sequence ATGCCCGCACCCGTCTCATTGCCCGTGATCGACCTGACCGGCTCGCGCAGCGGTGACGCCGCCGCGCTGCACGACTGCGCCGCGCAGATCGCCGCAGCCTGCCGCGAACACGGTTTCTTCTACGTGCGCGGGCACGGCATCGCGCAGGGCCTGATCGACGACACGTTCGCGCTGTCGCGGCGCTTCTTCGCCTTGCCTGAAGACGTCAAGACCCGCTGGCACATCGACCGCTCGGGCATCCAGCGCGGCTTCGATCCGGTCGGCTGGCAGGTGCTCGACCCGGGCAAGCCAGCCGACCTGAAGGAGAGCTTCTACCTCGGCGTCGACCGCGGCCCGGACGATGCGCTGGTGCGCGCCGGCACGCCGCAGCAGGGCCCGAATCAATGGCCCGACGAGCAGCTGGTGCCCGGCTTCAAGGCGACGACGCAGGCCTACGAGGCGGCGGTGCGCCAACTCGGTCATCACCTGATGGGGCTGATCGCGCTGGGCCTGAAGCTGCCGCGCGATCACTTCGAGTCGTACCTGCGCGACCCGATGCCGATCCTGCGGCTGCTGCACTACCCGACGCAGCCGGCGCAGGTGCACGACGGCCAGATCGGCTGCGGCGCGCACACCGACTGGGGCGCCCTGACGCTGCTGATGCAGGACGGCGCCGGCGGCCTCGAGGTGCTGGGCGCCGACGGCCGCTGGATCGCCGCGCCGCCCATCGCCGGCAGCTACGTCGTCAACCTGGGCGACCTGATGCAGCGCTGGACCAACGACCGCTACCGCTCGACGCTGCACCGCGTGCACAGCCCGGCCGGACGCGACGGCCAGGCGGGCGAGCGGTATTCGATCGCCTACTTCTTCGAGATCGACTACCACGCCAGGGTCAGCGCCCTGCCCGGCTGCTTCGATGCCGACGACCCGCCGCACCACCCGCCGATCAGCGCCGGCGATCACATCGTCGAGATGTACCGCCGCACCACGGTCGCGCCGGCCTGA
- a CDS encoding glutathione S-transferase family protein, which yields MTLKIYGTANSRAIRTLWAAEELGLDYEIVPLHYASDAVRSPAYLAINPNGTVPTIDDGEQVMFESLAINLYLAKKHAPRGLWVDSMSQEAQLLQWTLWSATEVEPLARQWFHHSSFLPPAERQPALAEKALEALQKRFRILDALFATGPYLVDGRFTVADLNLASVLLRFTDLGGGVHGHALDWHRRCMERPAARRAFALRQVA from the coding sequence ATGACACTGAAGATCTACGGCACCGCCAACTCGCGCGCCATCCGCACCCTCTGGGCCGCCGAAGAGCTCGGCCTCGACTACGAGATCGTGCCGCTGCACTACGCCAGCGACGCGGTGCGCAGCCCCGCCTATCTGGCGATCAATCCGAACGGCACCGTGCCCACCATCGACGACGGCGAGCAGGTGATGTTCGAGTCGCTCGCCATCAACCTCTACCTGGCCAAGAAACACGCGCCGCGCGGGCTCTGGGTCGATTCGATGTCGCAGGAGGCGCAGCTGCTGCAGTGGACGCTCTGGTCGGCCACCGAGGTCGAGCCGCTGGCGCGCCAGTGGTTCCACCACAGCAGCTTCCTGCCGCCGGCCGAGCGCCAGCCTGCCCTGGCCGAGAAGGCCCTCGAGGCGCTGCAGAAGCGCTTTCGCATCCTCGACGCGCTGTTCGCGACCGGGCCCTACCTGGTCGACGGCCGCTTCACGGTGGCCGACCTCAACCTCGCCAGCGTGCTGCTGCGCTTCACCGACCTGGGCGGCGGCGTGCACGGCCACGCGCTCGACTGGCACCGCCGCTGCATGGAGCGCCCCGCCGCACGGCGCGCCTTCGCGCTGCGCCAGGTGGCCTGA
- a CDS encoding helix-turn-helix domain-containing protein, with protein sequence MNIHDESPAQSEVLVKALIGMGETRQREFKRVSGKMVGKALETICGLANGEGGVLVLGVADLKEHQGPARLFGVEENPEAVDELQRKLLSEFQPAIETIRLRRLPCPLHNGPAKGQPGHLLLVQVERSPAVHSITNGGTYARLDAGNRQMTASEVTELSYRRGVRSAASEPVAVALERLQTEAWRRFVSARGLRSGTFPEQLLRVGLAFVISTGRKQCTRRELIQSDQSLGVWFVFFACE encoded by the coding sequence ATGAACATCCACGACGAATCCCCGGCTCAATCCGAAGTGCTGGTCAAGGCATTGATCGGTATGGGAGAGACTCGCCAGCGCGAGTTCAAGCGTGTCAGCGGGAAGATGGTCGGCAAGGCACTCGAAACGATCTGTGGTCTGGCCAATGGCGAGGGCGGCGTGCTGGTATTGGGCGTGGCAGACCTCAAGGAGCATCAAGGCCCGGCGCGGCTGTTCGGCGTCGAAGAAAACCCGGAGGCCGTGGACGAACTGCAGCGCAAGTTGCTGAGCGAGTTCCAGCCGGCGATTGAAACCATTCGCCTGCGGCGCCTGCCCTGCCCGCTGCACAACGGTCCCGCCAAAGGCCAGCCCGGACATCTGCTGCTGGTACAGGTCGAGCGCAGTCCCGCGGTGCACTCGATCACGAACGGCGGAACCTACGCCCGGCTGGACGCAGGCAATCGGCAGATGACCGCCAGCGAAGTCACCGAGTTGTCCTACCGACGCGGCGTCAGAAGTGCCGCGAGCGAACCGGTTGCGGTTGCACTGGAGCGCTTGCAGACCGAGGCGTGGCGCCGCTTCGTATCAGCCCGAGGACTGCGCTCGGGCACGTTTCCCGAGCAGTTGCTGCGAGTGGGTCTGGCGTTTGTTATCTCCACTGGAAGAAAACAATGCACAAGAAGGGAATTAATTCAATCCGATCAATCACTTGGCGTGTGGTTTGTTTTCTTCGCATGCGAGTGA
- a CDS encoding RNA polymerase sigma factor, which produces MKPEPAEVHRAIEAVWRIEAARIIAGVARLTRDIGRAEELAQDALVAALEHWPVDGLPDKPGAWLMATAKNRALDHLRALALHARKHEELGLDLEAQEAHVVPDFVDGLDARRADDIGDDLLRLIFTTCHPVLAADARVALALRLLGGLGTDEIARACLVPEPTIAQRIVRAKRTLAKAQVPFELPAPAQRAERLGSVLEVIYLIFNEGYAATAGDDWMRPALCDEALRLARVLAGLMPQESEVHGLAALLEIQASRAHARIDAQGRPVLLLEQDRSRWDRLLMRRGLAALDRAEATCADGALGPYALQAAIAACHARAARAEDTDWPRIVSVYDQLLQRQPSPVVALNRAVAVGMALGPAEALELVDPLTDEPALARYPWLPAVRGDLLARLGRDAEAAAAFEQAAALTRNGRDRELMRARAEALRA; this is translated from the coding sequence ATGAAACCTGAGCCGGCCGAGGTGCACCGCGCCATCGAGGCGGTCTGGCGCATCGAGGCGGCCCGCATCATCGCCGGCGTGGCGCGCCTGACGCGCGACATCGGCCGCGCCGAGGAGCTGGCGCAGGACGCGCTGGTGGCCGCGCTCGAACACTGGCCGGTCGACGGCCTGCCCGACAAGCCCGGCGCCTGGCTGATGGCCACCGCGAAGAACCGCGCGCTCGACCACCTGCGCGCGCTGGCCCTGCACGCGCGCAAGCACGAAGAACTCGGCCTCGACCTCGAGGCGCAGGAGGCCCATGTGGTGCCCGATTTCGTCGATGGGCTGGACGCGCGGCGCGCCGACGACATCGGCGACGACCTGCTGCGCCTGATCTTCACCACCTGCCACCCGGTGCTCGCCGCCGACGCTCGCGTGGCGCTGGCGCTGCGCCTGCTGGGCGGCCTGGGCACCGACGAGATCGCGCGTGCCTGCCTGGTGCCCGAGCCGACCATCGCGCAGCGCATCGTGCGTGCCAAGCGCACGCTGGCGAAGGCGCAGGTGCCGTTCGAGCTGCCCGCGCCGGCGCAGCGCGCCGAGCGGCTGGGCTCGGTGCTGGAGGTGATCTACCTGATCTTCAACGAGGGTTACGCCGCCACCGCCGGTGATGACTGGATGCGCCCGGCGCTGTGCGACGAGGCGCTGCGCCTGGCGCGCGTGCTGGCCGGCCTGATGCCGCAGGAGAGCGAGGTGCACGGCCTGGCCGCGCTGCTGGAGATCCAGGCCTCGCGCGCCCATGCCCGCATCGATGCGCAAGGCCGGCCGGTGCTGCTGCTCGAACAGGACCGCAGCCGCTGGGACCGGCTGCTGATGCGCCGCGGCCTGGCGGCCCTCGACCGGGCCGAGGCCACGTGCGCCGACGGCGCGCTCGGCCCCTACGCGCTGCAGGCGGCCATCGCTGCCTGCCACGCCCGCGCGGCGCGCGCCGAAGACACCGACTGGCCGCGCATCGTCTCGGTCTACGACCAACTGCTGCAGCGCCAGCCCTCGCCGGTGGTGGCGCTCAACCGCGCGGTGGCGGTCGGCATGGCGCTGGGGCCGGCCGAGGCGCTCGAACTCGTCGATCCGCTGACCGACGAGCCGGCGCTGGCGCGTTACCCGTGGCTGCCCGCGGTGCGCGGCGATCTGCTGGCCCGGCTGGGCCGCGATGCCGAGGCGGCGGCGGCCTTCGAGCAGGCCGCGGCGCTGACACGCAACGGGCGCGACCGCGAGCTGATGCGCGCCCGCGCCGAAGCGCTCAGGGCCTGA
- a CDS encoding gamma-glutamyltransferase family protein has protein sequence MTAIHDAGRAAAPGGVIGERQMVASGHPLAVDAALRMLAEGGSAVDAAIAADAVLGVVEPMATGIGGDLLATLVAPDGSATCYNGTGRAPAALSVDLVSRLPGQRIAERHALSVTTPGVVRGWHDLHRAHGRLAWSRILAPAIRVARNGFAVAPVAAREWALFDAVLHADPNCAALYRAGRAPQAGERYANPELAGLLEAVAVEGPDAFYLGAPARAAARANQQLGGVLSAADFEWHRGDFATPLSTRFRGLTVLECPPNTHGLAVLHALDELEPQALDAADPMTHVAMAGAMARAMAHAKKTVADPAGNTVCTVVVDEQGLAVTLMTSVFKRFGSAIAVPGCGFVLQNRGFGFAEPGHINGPGPGKRPYHTVVPGAALKDGRFHAGFGVVGGAMQPQGHVQLLVRLAAWGEPLQAAIDAPRWRLEGTQALAIEDGTPAPVREALRGAGYTDPVGAGELGGRSDFGGAQVVLRSADGRLVGGSDPRKDGLARGL, from the coding sequence ATGACTGCGATCCATGACGCAGGCCGCGCCGCGGCCCCGGGCGGCGTGATCGGCGAGCGCCAGATGGTGGCCTCGGGCCACCCGCTGGCGGTCGATGCGGCGCTGCGCATGCTGGCCGAAGGTGGCAGCGCCGTCGATGCCGCGATCGCCGCCGACGCCGTGCTCGGCGTGGTCGAGCCGATGGCCACCGGCATCGGCGGTGACCTGCTCGCCACCCTGGTCGCCCCCGACGGCAGCGCCACCTGCTACAACGGCACCGGCCGCGCGCCGGCCGCCCTGAGCGTCGACCTCGTCAGCCGGCTGCCCGGCCAGCGCATCGCCGAACGCCACGCCCTGTCGGTGACGACACCGGGCGTGGTGCGCGGCTGGCACGACCTGCACCGCGCACACGGCCGGCTGGCCTGGTCGCGCATCCTGGCGCCGGCCATCCGGGTGGCGCGCAACGGTTTTGCGGTGGCCCCGGTGGCGGCGCGCGAATGGGCGCTGTTCGACGCGGTGCTGCATGCCGACCCGAACTGCGCGGCGCTCTACCGCGCCGGCCGCGCGCCCCAGGCGGGCGAGCGGTACGCCAACCCCGAACTGGCCGGCCTGCTCGAAGCCGTCGCGGTCGAAGGCCCCGACGCCTTCTACCTGGGGGCGCCCGCGCGCGCCGCGGCCCGCGCCAACCAGCAGCTCGGCGGCGTGCTGAGCGCGGCCGATTTCGAGTGGCACCGCGGTGACTTCGCCACGCCGCTGTCGACCCGCTTCCGCGGCCTGACGGTGCTCGAATGCCCGCCTAACACGCACGGCCTGGCGGTGCTGCATGCGCTCGACGAACTCGAGCCGCAGGCGCTCGATGCGGCCGATCCGATGACCCACGTGGCGATGGCCGGCGCGATGGCACGCGCCATGGCGCATGCCAAGAAGACCGTCGCCGACCCGGCCGGCAACACCGTCTGCACCGTGGTGGTCGATGAGCAGGGCCTGGCCGTCACGCTGATGACGAGCGTGTTCAAGCGCTTCGGCTCGGCGATTGCCGTGCCGGGCTGCGGCTTCGTGCTGCAGAACCGCGGCTTCGGTTTCGCCGAGCCCGGCCACATCAACGGCCCCGGCCCGGGCAAGCGCCCGTATCACACCGTGGTGCCGGGTGCGGCGCTGAAGGATGGCCGCTTCCACGCCGGCTTCGGCGTGGTCGGCGGCGCGATGCAGCCGCAAGGCCATGTGCAGCTGCTGGTGCGGCTGGCGGCCTGGGGCGAGCCGCTGCAGGCCGCCATCGACGCGCCGCGCTGGCGCCTCGAAGGCACGCAGGCGCTGGCGATCGAGGACGGCACGCCGGCCCCCGTGCGCGAGGCCCTGCGCGGCGCCGGCTACACCGATCCGGTGGGGGCGGGCGAACTCGGCGGGCGCAGCGATTTCGGCGGCGCCCAGGTCGTGCTGCGCAGCGCCGACGGCCGGCTCGTCGGCGGCTCCGATCCACGCAAGGACGGCCTGGCGCGCGGCCTCTGA
- a CDS encoding YciI family protein, whose protein sequence is MRFMILVKADADSEAGVMPEEGLMAEMAAYHEELARAGVLLDAAGLQPSRTGWRVRYRGGAQRQVVDGPFAETQALLAGYTLIQTRTREEAFEWARRFPAPMGQREGEIEVRQLFELDDFEPGAAVGRFRGLLAGQG, encoded by the coding sequence ATGCGATTCATGATCCTGGTGAAGGCCGACGCCGACAGCGAGGCCGGTGTCATGCCCGAAGAAGGCCTGATGGCCGAGATGGCCGCGTACCACGAGGAGTTGGCGCGTGCCGGCGTGCTGCTCGACGCCGCCGGCCTGCAGCCCAGCCGCACGGGCTGGCGGGTGCGCTACCGCGGCGGCGCGCAGCGGCAGGTCGTCGACGGCCCGTTCGCCGAGACCCAGGCGCTGCTGGCCGGCTACACGCTGATCCAGACCCGCACGCGCGAAGAGGCGTTCGAGTGGGCGCGCCGTTTCCCGGCGCCGATGGGCCAGCGCGAGGGCGAGATCGAGGTTCGGCAGCTGTTCGAGCTCGACGATTTCGAGCCCGGCGCGGCGGTCGGGCGTTTCCGCGGGCTGCTCGCCGGTCAGGGCTGA
- a CDS encoding DEAD/DEAH box helicase produces MSFVSLGLLPALVSAAQAHGLLRPTPIQAEAIPAILRGVDVLGAARTGSGKTAAFALPLLQRLQPCLGEWRRRTQALVLVPTRELALQVGEVLEDLSSHLVEPPRIVIAFGGVSINPQMMALRGGAEVVVATPGRLLDLLGHNALRIDTLNTLVLDEADRLLDLGFADELARIRAQLPPRRFQHLFFSATFPEEVQALADEWLHEPVRIELQADAAETPDITQRAIEVDATRRTPLLRKLLAEPGWEQALVFVATRYATELLAHKLHRSGIKAAALHGELSQGARNAALAAFRQRELQVLVATDVAARGIDIARLPVVVNFDLPRSTDDYTHRIGRTGRAGEVGQAVSFISADTEAHFRLIEKRQQQRVPREQIAGFEPVEVATAEQAVGGVKGTRPSKKDKLRAAAAAAQDRALRR; encoded by the coding sequence ATGTCATTTGTTTCGCTCGGCCTGTTGCCGGCTCTGGTCAGCGCCGCCCAGGCGCACGGCCTCCTGCGGCCCACGCCGATCCAGGCCGAGGCCATCCCCGCCATCCTGCGGGGTGTCGACGTGCTCGGCGCTGCCCGCACCGGCTCGGGCAAGACGGCGGCCTTCGCCCTGCCGCTGCTGCAGCGCCTGCAGCCCTGCCTGGGCGAGTGGCGGCGGCGCACCCAGGCGCTGGTGCTGGTGCCCACCCGCGAGCTGGCGCTGCAGGTCGGCGAGGTGCTGGAAGATCTTTCCAGCCACCTGGTCGAGCCGCCGCGCATCGTGATCGCCTTCGGCGGCGTCTCGATCAACCCGCAGATGATGGCGCTGCGCGGCGGCGCCGAGGTGGTGGTGGCCACGCCCGGGCGGCTGCTCGACCTGCTCGGCCACAACGCGCTGCGCATCGACACCCTCAACACCCTGGTGCTCGACGAGGCCGACCGCCTGCTCGACCTCGGTTTTGCCGACGAGCTGGCGCGCATCCGCGCCCAGCTGCCGCCGCGCCGCTTCCAGCACCTGTTCTTCTCGGCCACCTTCCCCGAAGAAGTGCAGGCGCTGGCCGACGAGTGGCTGCACGAGCCGGTGCGCATCGAGCTGCAGGCTGACGCCGCCGAGACGCCCGACATCACCCAGCGCGCCATCGAGGTCGACGCCACCCGCCGCACGCCGCTGCTGCGCAAGCTGCTGGCCGAGCCGGGCTGGGAGCAGGCGCTGGTGTTCGTCGCCACCCGCTACGCCACCGAGCTGCTGGCGCACAAGCTGCACCGCAGCGGCATCAAGGCCGCGGCGCTGCACGGCGAGCTGAGCCAGGGCGCGCGCAACGCCGCGCTGGCTGCCTTCCGCCAGCGCGAGCTGCAGGTGCTGGTGGCCACCGACGTGGCCGCGCGCGGCATCGACATCGCGCGCCTGCCGGTGGTCGTCAACTTCGACCTGCCACGCTCGACCGACGACTACACCCACCGCATCGGCCGCACCGGCCGCGCCGGCGAGGTCGGCCAGGCGGTCAGCTTCATCAGCGCCGACACCGAGGCGCATTTCCGCCTGATCGAGAAACGCCAGCAGCAGCGCGTGCCACGCGAGCAGATCGCCGGTTTCGAGCCGGTCGAGGTGGCCACCGCCGAGCAGGCCGTCGGCGGCGTCAAGGGCACGCGGCCGAGCAAGAAGGACAAGCTGCGCGCTGCTGCGGCCGCCGCGCAGGACCGGGCGCTGCGGCGCTGA
- the msrB gene encoding peptide-methionine (R)-S-oxide reductase MsrB, producing MTRRNLNQLLASWGLGAGPRARPAADVPPAVPRDDALLLTDAQWRERLGAAAYDVLRHEGTEHPYTSALNDEKRAGRYLCAGCGLALFDARAKFDSGTGWPSFFAALPGAIETRVDHQLIMPRTEYHCARCGGHHGHVFNDGPAPTGQRHCNNGVALRFVPDAD from the coding sequence ATGACGCGCCGCAACCTGAACCAGCTGCTCGCCTCCTGGGGCCTGGGCGCAGGCCCTCGCGCCCGACCGGCCGCCGACGTGCCACCTGCAGTGCCGCGCGACGACGCGCTGCTGCTGACCGACGCCCAATGGCGCGAGCGCCTCGGCGCTGCGGCCTACGACGTGCTGCGCCACGAAGGCACCGAACACCCGTACACCAGCGCGCTGAACGACGAAAAGCGCGCCGGCCGCTACCTCTGCGCCGGCTGCGGCCTGGCGCTGTTCGACGCCCGCGCCAAGTTCGACAGCGGCACCGGCTGGCCGAGCTTCTTCGCGGCCCTGCCCGGCGCGATCGAGACCCGCGTCGACCACCAATTGATCATGCCGCGCACCGAGTACCACTGCGCCCGCTGCGGCGGCCACCACGGCCACGTCTTCAACGACGGCCCGGCGCCCACCGGGCAGCGCCATTGCAACAACGGCGTGGCGTTGAGGTTCGTGCCGGACGCGGATTGA
- a CDS encoding YciI family protein, with product MSYMLLIVEPTGQRQERGREGGEEAYAQMLRYTEELQARGVLIASNSLASPARGGVRLQMREGRRTLVDGPFAEAKEMVGGFFLLDVATRDEAIALAAECPAAQWCTIEIRQVGPCYEG from the coding sequence ATGTCCTACATGCTGTTGATCGTCGAGCCCACCGGCCAGCGCCAGGAGCGCGGCCGCGAAGGCGGCGAAGAGGCCTACGCGCAGATGCTGCGCTACACCGAGGAACTGCAGGCGCGCGGCGTGCTGATCGCCAGCAACTCGCTCGCCTCGCCGGCCCGCGGCGGCGTGCGGCTGCAGATGCGCGAGGGCCGGCGCACGCTGGTCGACGGCCCGTTCGCCGAGGCCAAGGAAATGGTCGGCGGCTTCTTCCTGCTCGACGTGGCCACGCGTGACGAGGCCATCGCGCTGGCCGCCGAATGCCCGGCGGCGCAGTGGTGCACGATCGAGATCCGCCAGGTCGGGCCCTGTTACGAGGGTTGA
- a CDS encoding VOC family protein, protein MHHQIFVNLPVRDLPRSMAFFKAMGYSFNAQFTNELAAGLELGPQLYAMLLTEPFFKGFTGRPIADAREVTEVLTCLSCESRAEVDALVAKAVAAGGTAPRPPIDHGFMYSHGFEDPDGHIWELVHMDPAAADVMAPDET, encoded by the coding sequence ATGCATCACCAGATCTTCGTCAACCTGCCGGTCAGGGACCTGCCGCGCAGCATGGCCTTCTTCAAGGCCATGGGCTACAGCTTCAACGCCCAGTTCACCAACGAACTGGCGGCCGGCCTCGAACTGGGCCCGCAGCTCTACGCGATGCTGCTGACCGAGCCGTTCTTCAAGGGCTTCACCGGCAGGCCGATCGCCGACGCCCGCGAAGTCACCGAGGTGCTGACCTGCCTGTCGTGCGAGAGCCGCGCCGAGGTCGATGCGCTGGTCGCCAAGGCCGTTGCCGCCGGGGGCACTGCGCCGCGGCCGCCGATCGATCACGGCTTCATGTACAGCCACGGTTTCGAGGATCCCGACGGCCACATCTGGGAGCTGGTGCACATGGACCCGGCGGCGGCGGACGTGATGGCGCCGGATGAAACCTGA